A DNA window from Lepidochelys kempii isolate rLepKem1 chromosome 9, rLepKem1.hap2, whole genome shotgun sequence contains the following coding sequences:
- the LOC140917712 gene encoding uncharacterized protein translates to MDSLTEQRLTSPNLPAPHLEHYSVLHCTMTLDVQTVVVFAVIVVLLLVNVILMFFLGTR, encoded by the coding sequence ATGGACAGTCTTACAGAGCAGAGGTTGACATCTCCAAATCTACCAgccccacatcttgaacactacAGTGTTCTGCATTGCACCATGACCTTGGATGTTCAAACGGTGGTCGTTTTTGCAGTGATCGTAGTGCTGTTGCTTGTGAATGTCATACTCATGTTCTTCCTGGGCACTCGTTAA